A portion of the Pseudomonas protegens CHA0 genome contains these proteins:
- a CDS encoding ABC transporter six-transmembrane domain-containing protein, with the protein MSAVTPLIVVNPTQKIGQQTASQTLKAIARAYPGKLFVTLSLVALENALLLAYPLFAGFAVDSILRGDAAHALIYALVVLGFWVVGAARRAVDTRTFTRIYADLAVPVILNQRLQQQDTSTAAARVVLAREFVDFFEKHVPTIATALVSIVGAAVMLLVIEPWIGLACLTALLLCMTLLPRFARRNQQLHERLNNRLEKEIGLVARVGAVSLQRHYRLLSRLRIGLSDREAAAYLFLGAVAAVLFVIAISQLALSPEIKAGHVYAVMTYLWTFVSSVDEAPTMVDQLARLRDIGKRVDPGLGEPTEPR; encoded by the coding sequence ATGTCCGCCGTCACCCCACTCATCGTCGTGAATCCAACCCAGAAAATCGGCCAGCAGACCGCCAGCCAGACCCTCAAGGCCATTGCCCGGGCCTATCCGGGCAAGCTGTTCGTCACCTTGTCCCTGGTGGCCCTGGAGAACGCCCTGCTGCTGGCCTACCCGCTGTTCGCCGGCTTCGCCGTGGATTCGATCCTGCGGGGCGACGCTGCCCATGCGCTGATCTATGCCCTGGTGGTGCTGGGCTTCTGGGTAGTGGGCGCGGCGCGGCGTGCGGTGGACACCCGTACCTTCACCCGCATCTACGCGGACCTGGCGGTGCCGGTGATTCTCAACCAGCGCCTGCAACAGCAGGACACCTCCACCGCCGCGGCGCGGGTGGTGCTGGCCCGGGAGTTCGTCGACTTCTTCGAAAAGCACGTGCCGACCATCGCCACGGCCCTGGTGTCGATCGTCGGGGCGGCAGTGATGCTGCTGGTGATCGAACCCTGGATCGGCCTCGCCTGCCTCACGGCGCTGTTGCTGTGCATGACCCTGCTGCCACGTTTTGCCCGGCGCAACCAGCAACTGCACGAACGCCTGAATAACCGGCTGGAAAAGGAAATCGGCCTGGTGGCCAGGGTCGGCGCGGTCTCGCTGCAGCGTCACTATCGCCTGCTGTCGCGGCTGCGCATCGGGCTCTCGGATCGGGAAGCCGCGGCCTATCTGTTCCTTGGCGCTGTGGCAGCGGTGCTGTTCGTCATTGCCATCAGCCAGTTGGCGCTGTCGCCCGAGATCAAGGCCGGCCATGTGTATGCGGTGATGACCTACCTGTGGACCTTTGTCAGCAGCGTCGATGAAGCACCGACCATGGTCGATCAGCTGGCGCGCCTGCGGGACATCGGCAAGCGCGTGGACCCGGGGCTCGGTGAACCGACCGAACCCCGGTGA
- a CDS encoding Ca2+-dependent phosphoinositide-specific phospholipase C, protein MTHLSRFVPRALALSALLLSPAAFSQESPAFIAPATWNTPFNGIAQVACHNCYEKQYASTFSSVLDSVRTLELDFWDQRDAVTGGSPRHWFVRHNPGTLFQSGNDNNCTGDGTGKNDLEACLNDVKNWSDNHPGHFPITVILDKKQGWSKESSGRTPKDFDELVTRVFQGKLYTPQDLATHIGSSAGALQGNLKGKSWPTASQLQGKVLLVLNHSENQKLSQYAEARTSSAKVFISPVTNGQNDVSGKVSGMSGQSSGYVAMNNMSKGDKKWAAQAFAYSHVGRVWGDDGVSFAQHISEKVNLSAYYKFAEQNAGGYRIRPF, encoded by the coding sequence ATGACTCATCTTTCCCGTTTCGTCCCCCGCGCCCTGGCGCTGTCGGCACTCCTGCTCAGCCCGGCGGCGTTCAGCCAGGAAAGCCCGGCGTTCATCGCCCCGGCTACCTGGAATACCCCGTTCAACGGCATCGCCCAGGTGGCCTGTCACAACTGCTACGAGAAGCAGTACGCAAGCACCTTTAGCAGCGTGCTCGACAGTGTGCGCACCCTGGAACTGGACTTCTGGGACCAGCGCGATGCGGTGACCGGCGGCTCGCCCCGGCACTGGTTCGTGCGGCACAACCCCGGCACCCTGTTCCAGTCCGGCAACGACAACAATTGCACGGGCGATGGCACCGGCAAGAACGATCTCGAAGCCTGCCTCAACGACGTGAAGAACTGGAGCGACAACCACCCCGGGCACTTTCCCATTACGGTGATCCTCGACAAGAAGCAGGGCTGGTCGAAGGAAAGCTCGGGGCGCACGCCCAAGGATTTCGATGAGCTGGTGACCCGGGTCTTCCAGGGCAAGCTCTATACCCCCCAGGACCTGGCCACGCACATCGGCAGCAGCGCGGGCGCCTTGCAGGGCAACCTCAAGGGCAAGTCCTGGCCCACCGCCAGCCAGCTTCAGGGCAAGGTCCTGCTGGTGCTCAACCACTCGGAAAACCAGAAGCTCTCGCAGTACGCCGAGGCCCGGACTTCCAGCGCCAAGGTGTTCATCTCGCCGGTGACCAATGGCCAGAACGATGTCAGTGGCAAGGTCAGTGGCATGTCCGGCCAGTCGTCCGGCTACGTGGCCATGAACAACATGTCCAAGGGCGACAAGAAGTGGGCGGCCCAGGCCTTTGCCTACAGCCATGTGGGCCGGGTCTGGGGCGATGACGGGGTGTCGTTCGCCCAGCACATCAGCGAGAAGGTCAACCTCTCGGCCTACTACAAGTTCGCCGAGCAGAACGCCGGCGGCTATCGCATCCGGCCGTTCTGA
- a CDS encoding TetR/AcrR family transcriptional regulator — MSRNDRKDQIIQAALELFRSKGFAEVSTRDLAEHAGLSRSHVYHYFSDWKGLRREAFVRFADDQLEAVGQPLRGAAPMDALLGFLRDCLPDSAEAGWALWLDAWDEAMHDAELAQAYLRINGQWRDMLAAIIADGVRTGVFRCASPERAARQLFAQTMGYADDLLLRASPEAAQAALQEVMEVAGLLLGFEG, encoded by the coding sequence ATGTCGCGTAACGACCGTAAAGACCAGATCATCCAGGCGGCCCTGGAATTATTCCGCAGCAAGGGTTTCGCCGAGGTTTCCACCCGTGACCTGGCCGAGCATGCGGGGCTGTCTCGCAGCCACGTCTATCACTACTTCAGTGACTGGAAGGGGCTGCGCCGCGAAGCCTTCGTGCGGTTTGCCGATGACCAGCTGGAGGCGGTGGGCCAGCCCCTGCGCGGTGCCGCGCCCATGGACGCCTTGCTGGGGTTTCTCCGTGACTGCCTGCCCGATTCCGCCGAAGCCGGCTGGGCGCTGTGGCTCGATGCCTGGGACGAAGCCATGCATGACGCCGAGCTGGCGCAGGCCTACCTGAGGATCAACGGCCAGTGGCGGGACATGCTGGCGGCGATCATTGCCGATGGGGTCCGCACGGGGGTGTTCCGCTGCGCCAGCCCCGAGCGCGCGGCAAGGCAACTGTTCGCCCAGACCATGGGTTACGCCGATGACCTGTTGCTACGGGCCTCCCCCGAAGCTGCCCAGGCGGCGTTGCAGGAAGTCATGGAAGTGGCTGGCCTGCTGCTGGGATTCGAGGGCTGA
- a CDS encoding methyl-accepting chemotaxis protein: MGEALSTMVEHIRRSAAEVNGRAQVLSGLSSGAYEGMEQQSGEITSMAGAVEEFSATSLNIADNMGSTQRLAQENAQQTHIGRTSMQEASSSLEQIAGALNSTATVINTLGQRSQEIGGIVGVITAIADQTNLLALNAAIEAARAGEQGRGFAVVADEVRNLASRTREATDEISQMITSIQQETGHAIQTMEQGNRLMQEGLSRNADVASALALIDEQSRSAGEQFAAITTATQEQSSTATVLSSNLQSIAQANSEQREVVSNLAVTARELETLAADLRQEVDRFR, from the coding sequence ATGGGCGAAGCCCTGTCGACCATGGTCGAGCACATCCGCCGCTCTGCCGCCGAGGTCAATGGCCGGGCCCAGGTGCTGTCCGGCTTGTCCAGCGGTGCATATGAAGGCATGGAGCAGCAGTCCGGCGAGATCACCAGCATGGCCGGGGCGGTGGAGGAGTTCAGCGCCACCTCGCTGAACATCGCCGACAACATGGGCAGTACCCAGCGCCTGGCCCAGGAAAACGCCCAGCAGACCCATATTGGCCGCACCTCCATGCAAGAGGCCTCGTCTTCCCTGGAACAGATCGCCGGAGCCCTCAACAGCACGGCCACGGTGATCAACACCCTGGGCCAGCGCTCCCAGGAGATCGGCGGAATTGTCGGAGTGATCACCGCGATTGCCGACCAGACCAACCTGCTGGCCCTGAATGCCGCTATCGAGGCCGCCCGGGCCGGTGAGCAGGGCCGCGGTTTTGCCGTGGTGGCGGATGAGGTACGCAACCTGGCCTCGCGTACCCGTGAAGCCACGGATGAAATTTCCCAGATGATCACCAGCATCCAGCAGGAAACCGGCCACGCCATCCAGACCATGGAGCAGGGCAACCGCCTGATGCAGGAAGGCCTGTCGCGCAACGCCGACGTGGCCTCGGCCCTGGCCCTGATCGACGAGCAGAGCCGCAGCGCCGGCGAGCAGTTTGCCGCCATCACTACCGCGACCCAGGAGCAGAGCAGCACCGCCACGGTACTCAGCAGCAATCTGCAGAGCATTGCCCAGGCCAACAGCGAGCAGCGTGAAGTGGTGTCCAACCTGGCGGTCACTGCCCGTGAGCTGGAAACCCTGGCCGCGGACCTGCGCCAGGAAGTCGATCGCTTCCGCTGA
- a CDS encoding LysR substrate-binding domain-containing protein, with translation MSRRLPPLYALRAFEAAARHSSFTRAAEELSITQSAVSRHIRTLEDHFACRLFQRSGRNLQLTEAARLLLPGIREGFGALERACNTLRAEDDILRMKAPSTLTMRWLLARLSRFRHLQPGNEVQLTSAWMDVDSVDFNQEPFDCAVLLSNGHFPPDWEASYLFPELLIPVGAPNLLNDQPWDVARLAATELLHPTPDRRDWRSWLEHMGLTDQVSLKGGQVFDTLELGMIAAARGYGVSMGDLLMVAEDVAQGRLSLPWPTAVASGLNYYLVWPRTRPGGERLRRLSDFLQGEVQAMQLPAVERLG, from the coding sequence ATGTCCCGTCGTCTTCCTCCGCTGTATGCCCTGCGCGCCTTCGAGGCAGCGGCCCGGCACAGCTCGTTCACCCGGGCAGCCGAAGAGCTGTCGATCACCCAGAGTGCGGTCAGCCGGCATATCCGGACCCTGGAGGATCACTTCGCTTGCCGGCTGTTCCAGCGCAGCGGGCGCAACTTGCAACTGACCGAGGCGGCGCGCTTGCTGCTGCCGGGGATACGCGAGGGCTTCGGTGCCCTGGAACGGGCCTGCAATACCCTGCGTGCCGAAGATGACATCTTGCGCATGAAGGCGCCCTCGACCCTGACCATGCGCTGGCTGTTGGCGCGACTCAGCCGCTTCCGCCATTTGCAGCCGGGCAATGAGGTGCAGCTCACCAGTGCCTGGATGGACGTGGACTCGGTGGACTTCAACCAGGAGCCCTTCGACTGCGCGGTGCTGCTGAGCAATGGCCACTTCCCCCCGGACTGGGAGGCCAGCTACCTGTTTCCCGAACTGCTGATTCCGGTGGGCGCGCCGAACCTGCTCAATGATCAGCCCTGGGACGTGGCGCGCCTGGCCGCCACCGAGCTGTTGCACCCGACCCCGGACCGCCGCGACTGGCGCAGTTGGCTGGAGCACATGGGCCTGACCGACCAGGTGTCCCTCAAGGGCGGGCAGGTGTTCGACACCCTGGAGCTGGGGATGATTGCCGCTGCGCGGGGTTATGGCGTGTCCATGGGGGACTTGCTGATGGTGGCCGAGGATGTGGCCCAGGGTCGCTTGAGCCTGCCCTGGCCGACAGCGGTGGCCAGTGGCCTGAACTACTATCTGGTGTGGCCCAGGACCCGGCCCGGAGGCGAGCGTTTGCGGCGCCTCAGCGACTTCCTTCAGGGCGAGGTCCAGGCCATGCAACTGCCCGCCGTAGAGCGCCTGGGCTGA
- a CDS encoding YifB family Mg chelatase-like AAA ATPase, which produces MSLAIIHSRAQVGVQAPAVSVEVHLANGLPSLTLVGLPEAAVKESKDRVRSAILNAGFNFPARRITLNLAPADLPKDGGRFDLAIALGILAASVQVPALALDNIECLGELALSGAVRPVRGVLPAALAARDAGHTLLVPRANAEEACLASGLKVIAVDHLLEAVAHFNGHAPIAPYVSDGLVQSHFPYPDLSEVQGQLAAKRALLIAAAGAHNLLFSGPPGTGKTLLASRLPGLLPPLQEDEALEVAAIQSVASHKPLRYWPQRPFRQPHHSASGAALVGGGSKPQPGEITLAHHGVLFLDELPEFDRKVLEVLREPMESGQIVIARARDRVQFPARFQLVAAMNPCPCGYLGEPSGRCRCTPEQIQRYRNKLSGPLLDRIDLHLTVAREATALNPEPQPGNDSAAAATRVAGARELQRERQGCANAFLDLPGLRRHCKLSTTDERWLEAACERLGLSLRAAHRLLKVARTLADLEQAARISREHLAEALHYRPSAD; this is translated from the coding sequence ATGTCCCTGGCAATCATCCACAGCCGTGCCCAGGTCGGCGTCCAGGCTCCGGCTGTCAGTGTTGAAGTGCACCTGGCCAACGGCTTGCCGAGCCTGACCCTGGTGGGCCTGCCGGAAGCCGCGGTCAAGGAAAGCAAGGACCGGGTGCGCAGTGCAATCCTCAATGCCGGGTTCAACTTTCCGGCCCGGCGCATCACCCTCAACCTGGCGCCGGCGGACCTGCCCAAGGACGGCGGGCGCTTCGATCTGGCCATCGCCCTGGGCATCCTTGCCGCCAGCGTGCAGGTGCCGGCCCTGGCCCTGGACAACATCGAATGCCTGGGGGAGCTGGCACTCTCCGGCGCGGTGCGCCCGGTACGCGGCGTACTGCCCGCCGCACTGGCGGCACGCGACGCCGGGCATACCCTGCTGGTGCCCCGGGCCAATGCCGAAGAAGCCTGCCTGGCCAGCGGCCTAAAGGTGATCGCGGTGGATCATCTGCTGGAGGCCGTTGCCCATTTCAACGGCCACGCGCCGATTGCGCCCTATGTCAGCGACGGCCTGGTGCAGAGCCACTTCCCCTACCCCGATCTCAGCGAAGTGCAAGGCCAGCTCGCCGCCAAGCGCGCCCTGCTGATCGCCGCGGCGGGCGCCCACAACCTGTTGTTCAGCGGCCCGCCAGGCACCGGCAAGACCCTGTTGGCCAGCCGCTTGCCCGGCCTGCTGCCACCGCTGCAGGAAGATGAAGCCCTGGAAGTCGCGGCGATCCAGTCGGTGGCCAGCCACAAGCCCCTGCGCTACTGGCCACAGCGGCCGTTTCGCCAGCCCCACCATTCGGCTTCGGGTGCGGCACTGGTCGGAGGCGGCTCGAAACCCCAGCCTGGGGAAATCACCCTGGCCCATCACGGCGTGCTGTTTCTCGATGAACTGCCGGAGTTCGACCGCAAGGTCCTGGAAGTGCTGCGCGAGCCCATGGAGTCCGGGCAGATCGTCATTGCCCGAGCCCGGGACCGGGTGCAGTTCCCGGCACGCTTCCAATTGGTGGCAGCGATGAACCCCTGCCCCTGTGGATATCTTGGCGAGCCCAGCGGACGCTGCCGTTGCACACCGGAGCAGATCCAGCGCTATCGCAACAAGTTATCCGGGCCGCTGCTGGATCGCATCGACCTGCACCTGACCGTGGCCCGCGAAGCCACCGCCCTCAACCCCGAGCCGCAACCGGGCAATGACAGCGCCGCAGCCGCCACCAGGGTCGCCGGGGCCCGCGAGCTGCAACGCGAGCGCCAGGGCTGCGCCAACGCCTTTCTCGACCTGCCCGGCCTGCGTCGCCACTGCAAATTATCCACAACCGACGAGCGCTGGCTGGAAGCGGCCTGCGAACGCCTGGGCCTGTCGTTGCGGGCCGCTCACCGTTTGCTCAAGGTGGCGCGTACCCTGGCGGACCTGGAACAGGCCGCGCGAATCAGCCGCGAGCACCTGGCCGAAGCCCTGCATTACCGGCCCAGCGCCGATTGA
- a CDS encoding aldose 1-epimerase family protein → MTPLKLLVTLGALAATSHAMAWDYVLLDTDKALRNLHLTSEQLGVKTERPFSVTLRTLHGGRQEGVSIVDIDNGVMQLSVVPTRGMNVLQASMGDVRLGWDSPVKEVVNPAFIELNGRGGLGWLEGFNELVARCGYEWVGHPGLDNGELLTLHGRAANIPASKVTLHIDEQPPYAIHLRGELKEQAFKKVDFSVATELVTEPGSTRFALNDTLTNNGDYPKEYQALYHSNFSTPFLEQGAKFAAPVKQVSPFNDKARADLADWQTYRGPTRDYDETVYNLVPYADAQGETLAVLHNKAGSLGVSLGFNTRQLPVFSLWKNTDTQGQGYVTGLEPGTSFSYNRRYQRPLHLVPSIGAKEQRQFQIRYSLLADKAAVDKALSRVSQIQDGRQTEVRPTPLVDLSRE, encoded by the coding sequence ATGACTCCGCTGAAACTGCTGGTCACCCTTGGCGCGCTGGCCGCCACCTCCCACGCCATGGCCTGGGACTATGTATTGCTCGATACCGACAAGGCTCTCCGCAACCTGCACCTGACCAGTGAACAGTTGGGGGTCAAGACCGAGCGGCCGTTTTCCGTGACCCTGCGCACCCTGCATGGCGGACGCCAGGAGGGGGTGAGCATCGTCGACATCGACAACGGCGTGATGCAGCTCTCGGTGGTGCCGACCCGGGGCATGAATGTGCTGCAGGCCTCGATGGGCGATGTGCGCCTGGGCTGGGATTCGCCGGTCAAGGAGGTGGTCAACCCGGCCTTCATCGAGCTTAACGGCCGCGGCGGCCTGGGCTGGCTGGAGGGCTTCAACGAACTGGTGGCCCGCTGTGGCTATGAGTGGGTCGGGCACCCGGGCCTGGATAATGGCGAGCTGCTGACCCTGCACGGCCGCGCGGCCAACATCCCGGCGAGCAAGGTCACGCTGCATATCGACGAGCAACCGCCGTATGCCATTCACCTGCGGGGCGAGCTCAAGGAGCAGGCGTTCAAGAAAGTGGATTTCAGCGTCGCCACCGAACTGGTGACCGAACCCGGCAGCACCCGGTTTGCGCTCAACGACACCCTGACCAACAACGGCGACTACCCCAAGGAATACCAGGCGCTCTACCACAGTAACTTCAGTACGCCGTTCCTGGAGCAGGGGGCGAAGTTCGCCGCGCCGGTGAAGCAGGTTTCGCCGTTCAATGACAAGGCCCGGGCCGACCTGGCGGACTGGCAGACCTATCGCGGCCCGACCCGCGACTACGACGAAACCGTGTACAACCTCGTGCCCTACGCCGACGCTCAGGGCGAGACCCTGGCGGTGTTGCATAACAAGGCCGGGAGCCTGGGTGTTTCCCTGGGCTTCAACACTCGACAACTGCCGGTGTTTTCCCTGTGGAAAAACACCGACACCCAGGGCCAGGGTTATGTGACGGGTTTGGAACCGGGCACCAGCTTTTCCTACAACCGCCGTTACCAGCGCCCGTTGCATCTAGTGCCGAGCATTGGCGCCAAGGAGCAGCGGCAATTCCAGATTCGCTACAGCCTGTTGGCCGATAAAGCCGCGGTGGATAAAGCCCTGAGCCGTGTCAGCCAGATCCAGGATGGGCGTCAGACCGAAGTGCGGCCAACACCCTTGGTAGACCTGTCCCGGGAATGA